From the Porites lutea chromosome 5, jaPorLute2.1, whole genome shotgun sequence genome, the window gctgtaaaactaaatttctttgcaccctgtgtaTAGCCGTACTGTATATTATTGTTTTTTCCTCTACAAAATTCTTATTTTGGGGGGACAGTATAACGTTGATTTACATGAAAGGCTCTGCTCTAAGGAAAATGGAAGGGAGTCaggtgctctgaacctgtgaaatccagggtgcccagcgtaagatttctatgaaaaaactaTGTGTCACCTAACAATACTGCCAGAATACATGTACAAGTAAcgattttcttattttttttttttaccaacagaccatttcaaagaaagaaaacaaagcattgCCATCTCCTGATGACACAGATAAGGTGTGTGCTATCACTGTATATACACCGTATTTTTACTGTTAACCAGAAATATGTACAGGTGTGCATGTGTATAAATGCTGGTAAAGGTACTCTTGAATGGGAAATGTTGTCTACTCTCAAGCTTCTATTGGGATCATCACATTTTTTTGTCAAGTCTACACTTTTATAAGTATAAAAcatcattttacaaaaaagaaagattgGCTCTCAGTCAGTTTGGCAAGCAGGAAGCTTTGTTTCCTGTGCTGGTCTGTTTCGTTTTGCATGAATGACAAGTTCTTAGAAGTGAGGCAGGAGAAAATTTATCAGAACAGGAGATCTTGCATAAGACTTATGCCaacaaaatgcatttttggttaaaaaaCACTGGGTAAGACTGAAGGGcttccaaatatttttgcaatcaaaatttaatACAGTAACAATGACTGTTCAACCATTATATGATTAGTGGAGGGCTTGttcttgataaaaaaaaaagaaaaaaactaccaCTTAATTTCTGGATGAAAAAATGTCATGTTTTGGCttaaaatggtttttttttctcgcaccCTCAATAGCCCTCTTGCTCCGTTACATCAGGCTAGCTAGCCCACTGAGCGTTGTTTGTAAACTAATTTATTGTGGTTGGACAGTTCGTTTTTGTAAGACTTCAAAAAATTTACAACCAACAACATTAAAGGCTGGTGGAGAGATTTATCTGTTTGATGAGAACATGCAAAGGGActactgtattaattttatcaaaagATGAACAGCATACTCtttgaaaaataacataaatgaTTGTTCATcagcttgttttattttgcaaagtgtATTTTTGTAATATTGACAAACACAAGCAGATTTCTTGGTTCAGCTGCTTGTCACATGCTTATTACATAATTTTGTAAAGTGACGTAGTTTTAATATCCAAACACGTTTTAAAAAGGCCCTTTTTACAATGCTCTGTGTGCTTGAACATTGTACCTGAtaggaaaacaaattatcttgtgtttatttcttttagagtGCTAAAATACAGTTAtgcattttatttaattttgttcttaatgattgaaaatattttcatttcaaatttaaacaTAGCAAAATATTAATTGATTTTTATTTGCCATTTGTGTTTGAATTTATTGGTGAGAAATAATCCTTTTGACAAAagtaatgtacatgtacatgtaggccTAAAGATCGATTTCcgtagattttttaaaaattcattaaaatatcTCTAGGAAAAAATGAGAatccaagaaaatgaaatgcttACTATGTTTTGACTTAGAGATGGAAATAATGTCTCATTAAGTGTGAATTATTTGAATACAATCTTCCTGTTTGAAGATCAACGAATATTCAAATGACGTCCATTATCAGTAAAGTTGcataatatttcctttttctgccCACACAAGGCACGCGGACGTAAAGAGAATGAAACATATAGTGCATGTAATTTTATAATTCATAGATAACCTGGCAAAGACCAGAAAGTAGTGTAAATTCTTCAAATTAACCAGCTATAGTTTAGCtctttcaatgtttgtttataCTGCAGTGGCTCTTATGGGTTGACTCattagcttgagaaaacaggtGACATTTCCTGGTGAcactactggtttccccacacaatgacgtctgaggaacaaCTGGAAAAATTTCATACCAAAGACAACATGTCACTgtgctacccagatctgggaagtgcttctgattggttgaagcaaatttccatTGTGGCACAACTAATTAGATCTAATTAGATCTGGTCAGTGAAGTCTCATCAatgtggaatttctgtgcttgttCATCAGATGTTATCttgttgggggtggggggggggggggggtagtgaaATGTCGGCCGTTTTCTCCTGCTGTTTTTGTTTCGCCTGTTTTCTTGCGCTAACTTTGTTTGTAGGAAAATGCCCTCTATGGGTTGACTCATATGctaatgaataaaattaattgtaaacAGTTAACATCAGCAATGATTTGCCTGAACCAAAGACAGAGATTGACGTTTAAGAATTGCCATCACCTTAGGACTAAGAGTATATTTCTGGTGTGTTGaacacaggtttttttttttatttctgcagCAATTTGTGCTTACTCCAAGGACAGAAGAAAAGTACAACAAAATTAACCAAGAGTTTGACCAGATGATGAAAAAGAATCTACTTCATCCAGTGAGTAGTTATCATTGCTTTCTGCATTGTCTCTTTTACCTTAGCCTCGTTATCAGCTGCTGTTTTCTCCACACTGTTCCTTGTACATCTCCCACCTTCCAGGAGAGGAGAATTTGTGTAACATAAAATCAAGATCATTTTTTcaatgcaaagaagatcatcacagCTTAAGACCCAACTTATGCCTGGGATGTGAACCGTAACCCTTGCAGTACTAGTACAGTGCTCAAACCAGTTGAGCTAGCCAGCAAGCCAATTGGAAGGTGGCCATTGAATTTGTTTGAAATATACCCAGAAAAGGTGAAgatgaaatgataaatatatGAGACCTTTTTGTCAGTCATTTCCCCCATCCCTGTAACCATGTCATAACCTTTAGGGTAGTCTGCATAACAATAGTTAGAAACTgcaagaaaaaagttaattgaCAAAATTTTGATATTCTGTAGCAGCAGTCTTCCTCTGGCTCGGACAATTATCACGCCCTCCCTGTCACAGTCCCCGTGTCGTCAAACAGTGTAGGAGAAGATGGCTATGGCAGCCGGCCGCAAAGTAGGGACAGTACAGTGATGAGCAATACCATGCCAGTCAGCGCAAGTGGAAGGATCACAGGTGATCACATGAATGGAAACTATTCTCGCGGAAGCACCCCTGGAATTTCAGGTACAATAGTTATTGGGTACTATTCTGTGTAGATACATGTATATCAAGTTAAAAGACAATGACAATCAATCACGATCATGACAATGACTATGGTGAAGGGCTAGTGTCACTTAAAAGTTGTGTTCAAATTCTTTCAATCTTTATTGTGGAGGTTCCAATTGGCTAAATTTGACTAATCGGTAAATTCTCCTGAAGATGAAGTCTTAAGGGCTGTATAGCTTATCTGAGGTTGAAATTAGAGTGTGAAGCAAGGCTTGTTATGTTTATGCCCTCGAAGTGTAAAACATGGCATCAGGAGTTTGAAGTCATGCAGAGGGTGTATTAATGAGTGTGATGCACATGAATACACTGTGAGTTGATGTCCCCATAATATATCAGTTAGCTACATGTATGAGGATTCTGAGGTGTGTAATCTGTGCAATCTGTGAAGGAAAATGGCATTCTACATGTagaaatgaagaaatatcacCATTGtttagaaagttaaaaaaaaatggttggaGCCACCAATGTATGTAACCATTCTGAGACTAGTACATCTACATGTATTTTAgtttgaggattttgttttcACCTCAAAGCTAAGCTAAGGAACATTGCTTGTCAGCTAGGCAAGTCCGGTGTGTTAATTGAATTTAAAGTATGTTCCATAATAAAAACTTAAGTCGATAAAGATTATATGTACTGATAGGTTGAAAGATcattttaccaaattttctcctCATCAGTTTGTTAAGAGCCAAACCCAACCAAACCTCTTTCAAAACACATACATTATTCACAATCATACCTTTTAGTCTGTTGTCCTGTTGTGGTTTTTAGAAAGCCAAACCTAGCTGCAGTAAAATAATCACTGAAATTGAAAATAGCTGTGGTCTATCATGGAAAAGAAAACTAGGACAgagtttcttgttttgtttttcaaaatttcctgTCAGGGCTTTGCCTGGCGAGTTGTTAGAGCTTGCCTGAATGAACCACTATTAATACAAATGCTTTTTGCATTTCAGACTTGTTGTTCCCCACTTCTCCCCAAAGCTGATACCATATAAAGGATTGCGTTACTTTGATTGGTTTTCATTTTAATGATGTTGCAAGCTTTTAACAATTgcctaaataaaaataaataaattgtatAATACCTGTCGGTACCTTGGTACTTTGAACAGAGACAGAATAATGACAAGTTAAGTTAATTTGACCTTAAAAAGTGCAAGAGCTACTAAGTTTTGTTCAATTACAAAtgtaacagtttttgttttcacttctaATGACAGTGCTCAGTGTTACAAGTAACTGGTAAACACTCAAGGTTGTCTTTATCTTTGTTGAATTTTCACTCATAAACAACTAAACCTGCAAAGTTCTAAATCAGATGAGACTTTGTTTTAGTTTAACTGAtgatttatttttagtttagtcaaaaaagttttctttgttacCGAAGAAGTTTAAGACTTCACCACAGTAAGcatttataaaagaaataaaagaaataaaataaaataaagtttacCATTTGCGTGCTGCTACAATCATGCAGAGGTTCACCTAATAATGCTAAATGGTTATAAAATTGATGTTATAAGTTGAATGCTGCTTTAAAGAGTGAATcttaaatttcaattttgactacTTTGCTTCAAGTAGGAACATTTTGATTTAAACAGTTTAAGCCATGTTATTCattctattaattttgtttctaaGTAACGTAATATTGAAACAGCATTAATTTAGtgtttcccatgaaaaactgTCTCTATGTTTATTGTGCAATATTATTTTGTGTTGTACATTTAAAACTGTATTTTAGCTTAAACTTTCAGGGAGCTTAAATGATGATTCTGTACACAGTGTCaggcatttttctttttcaaataaacATATAACTCAGTTTAATGTAATGTATATGTAGCTTGATGTTGAAATAAACGGTAGTTGTTGTTGTAACTACAGATTGTGTGTCAGTTATTGCTGTTTCAGTGTAAGCTTGAactgaaatacatgtaaatccAAAATAATCATGTTTTTGAAGATGATTTATATCCTTCATGCTCAGTAAATTAAACTCCTTCAGTTGACATACATCTGTATCAGTGTTTTATTTCACTGGACCCTGATAAAAAGACTTTTGATATCTTTGTAAATATGTTGCATATTACAGCAAGTGgtattttttgaagaaattttggTGCCTTTTTACTGTTTCTGTTAAAAAATAAGGTTATTTACATGGTGGCTccaactttttaaattttagataAACAATGCTACATTATCTCAAAATACCAGCAACAAATAAAGctttgcaaaaattaaaaatatatcatgCCAAGAATTGTTGATAATATTTCCTTACTGCAACACCTGTTAAACCACAAGACAAATCTGAGAGACAGAAACCATGCCATACAAGCCCAGCCATTTAATTAATGTGTGATACAGTAACGACACCATGGTAATATTAAAATTGATTTTGTGTTATCCAGGAAATACACAAAACATGTCTGACCTCGTTGCGGCAGCAGGGCTAGGTAGAAGGAGTGTCACCCCTGGATCTGTTCAAGGAAACGATGGCTCATTTGCCTCGCCTTCTCCAGGGATAACAAACACTGGACGGAATTCTGTGTCACCACACCCGCCAGCTGTCACCCCTCCACCTAACAGACCACCATTAAAGATTAGCATTCCAAGCCGAGGCCCCAATGCTGGACAGATGGTAAGCGACATTGATTTATTTAGGAATGCAATTTAATGTAATGCTTAACATTATTAACGTTGTTTCATGACGTgtaatcaaatttgacctgtaacatctacctttttataggaaattaatGTTCCATATAATTAAGGTATTAGAAATTAATGCAACTTAACTTAACACAAATTCAATGGAAGATGACTTTCAAAGAAACGGAATTAATGCAAAAGAGGGGGAAGCATTTCACATTGAAGGATATGCAACGTtcagaaagaaacaaaacttgttgagaCAACTGGAGCAAAGTTAAACATATAATACgaaatggaaactttgtttGTGCTACTTTCCCTAAACATACCAAGGAGGGCAAGCTAAGAAATCTGGCCTCTGACAGGATTCTTCACAGTTTCAATGATCTGGCTGATGCCCACCCTGATAAAATGCTGCTTCTTTCTTAACAAAATGTCGATAGTGTATTGAGAATTTGCAGGAGCCAAAATAATGGAAACTAAGGTCGCAGAAATTACTGCTCCACGTAATAAATGGTGCTGCAGTTAATGCATGTTTACAAACATTAATgcacattttttaaattcacaTTAATTTCACAAAGCATAAATTTTCTGAATTAAGGTAGCAATAAACAGTCCATTTATTCTAACATAAATCATTGTTTACCATTGCTTTTTAGCAACCTAATCGCCATGGGTTGACAGTTGCATCATCTCAAGAAAATCAACCTTTGTCTACCCCGGTGATTTCATTAAACTCCTTACCACTACAGACCCCTGGTGATAACAACTCGCTCTCGACACCGATCTTTTCGATGGCAACACCCAATCTTGCTGGAGCAGCACCTCCCACATTCTCCTCTGCCTTGCCGTCTGGCTTTCCACCTGACTTCCATCTTGAAAGCACTGAGTCCCTGGCACAGAAATTGGCACAGTATCCAGCAGCCACGGCATTACCTCTCATGCAACAGCAAGCTCTACTCCAGCAACAGCTAAATATGCATGGATTACTGCAAGGGTAAGAAGTCCCTATAgtattagtgaacttacgcaacaagACAGGTGAGGAAACAAGATGGCAAACCTTATGTGACAAGcgtgaaaattaattttgtttaaaaaactttaaaccAAACTTCAACTTCCTTTAAACGGATATTTTCGTAAAAGGCCAGAAACGttaatgttaagtgaagatcaaaacaaaacatgcatcttgtagccctgtcacgtttgacccacacaaaattaatgttatGTTGTCCTCTTCTTGCcatcctgttgcgtaaactcgcTATCATTGATATACATCTCTTTTTGCAGAGGTACTTCTGGAGTTGAAAAAAGTGGTGAAAAGCCTGGgaatctttttatttctttgtttcccaCCAACTCTTTGATTGCTTTGGTATCTCAAATTAAaaggaacaactttttattaGACAGGGTTGTTTTGAGTTTaagtttgatttgttttgttttttggagAGAACAAAACAGTATGAAATGTGTGTCAGTTATTGCTGTTTCAAGTGTTAGCTTGAACTGAAATAAATccaaaataattatgtttgaacCCAAAAACGACCTGAAAATTTTGCCTTCTATGCATACCCTGACTCCAGAAGCTACCGGTAATATTTAGCACTAAACAGAAGGCAGCACTGTGTTCAATACACTCATAAAAATGGCATTTTGGGCAGTTTTGGTCCTTTTTACCCTGACAGTCACCAGAAAACAGCTCAACCAGCttctaaaaatgttttttggcaaaaatccaGGTACAAATGGGTTAAATGTTTCATTTCAtcactgatttcttttttctcgctTAGGAATGTTGCCAATTTACTTGGGAATCGCCTTTCCATTCCCAATGCTGCTTTGGGTGGACAAGGAATGTCATCACTGAACATTAAAGCTGAACCTACTGACCGGGACACTTCGTCGCCAAATTCACACTCTTCAATTTCCCCCACATCCCCGTACCAAGTTCAACGGCGGCTTACACCCAGCAGAGATGACATCGATAAAGATGGAGCTGTGAAGCGCCCCCGGTTGGATGGCAGCGTTGCGGCCGCCTATGGTTTGCGCTGAATGAGAGCT encodes:
- the LOC140938931 gene encoding myocyte-specific enhancer factor 2A-like isoform X1; this encodes MGRKKIQISRIGDERNRQVTFTKRKFGLMKKAYELSILCDCEIALIIFNSGNKLFQYASTDMDKILLKYTEYNEPHESRTNSDIVETISKKENKALPSPDDTDKQFVLTPRTEEKYNKINQEFDQMMKKNLLHPQQSSSGSDNYHALPVTVPVSSNSVGEDGYGSRPQSRDSTVMSNTMPVSASGRITGDHMNGNYSRGSTPGISGNTQNMSDLVAAAGLGRRSVTPGSVQGNDGSFASPSPGITNTGRNSVSPHPPAVTPPPNRPPLKISIPSRGPNAGQMQPNRHGLTVASSQENQPLSTPVISLNSLPLQTPGDNNSLSTPIFSMATPNLAGAAPPTFSSALPSGFPPDFHLESTESLAQKLAQYPAATALPLMQQQALLQQQLNMHGLLQGNVANLLGNRLSIPNAALGGQGMSSLNIKAEPTDRDTSSPNSHSSISPTSPYQVQRRLTPSRDDIDKDGAVKRPRLDGSVAAAYGLR
- the LOC140938931 gene encoding myocyte-specific enhancer factor 2A-like isoform X2: MGRKKIQISRIGDERNRQVTFTKRKFGLMKKAYELSILCDCEIALIIFNSGNKLFQYASTDMDKILLKYTEYNEPHESRTNSDIVETISKKENKALPSPDDTDKQFVLTPRTEEKYNKINQEFDQMMKKNLLHPQSSSGSDNYHALPVTVPVSSNSVGEDGYGSRPQSRDSTVMSNTMPVSASGRITGDHMNGNYSRGSTPGISGNTQNMSDLVAAAGLGRRSVTPGSVQGNDGSFASPSPGITNTGRNSVSPHPPAVTPPPNRPPLKISIPSRGPNAGQMQPNRHGLTVASSQENQPLSTPVISLNSLPLQTPGDNNSLSTPIFSMATPNLAGAAPPTFSSALPSGFPPDFHLESTESLAQKLAQYPAATALPLMQQQALLQQQLNMHGLLQGNVANLLGNRLSIPNAALGGQGMSSLNIKAEPTDRDTSSPNSHSSISPTSPYQVQRRLTPSRDDIDKDGAVKRPRLDGSVAAAYGLR
- the LOC140938931 gene encoding myocyte-specific enhancer factor 2A-like isoform X3; amino-acid sequence: MGRKKIQISRIGDERNRQTISKKENKALPSPDDTDKQFVLTPRTEEKYNKINQEFDQMMKKNLLHPQQSSSGSDNYHALPVTVPVSSNSVGEDGYGSRPQSRDSTVMSNTMPVSASGRITGDHMNGNYSRGSTPGISGNTQNMSDLVAAAGLGRRSVTPGSVQGNDGSFASPSPGITNTGRNSVSPHPPAVTPPPNRPPLKISIPSRGPNAGQMQPNRHGLTVASSQENQPLSTPVISLNSLPLQTPGDNNSLSTPIFSMATPNLAGAAPPTFSSALPSGFPPDFHLESTESLAQKLAQYPAATALPLMQQQALLQQQLNMHGLLQGNVANLLGNRLSIPNAALGGQGMSSLNIKAEPTDRDTSSPNSHSSISPTSPYQVQRRLTPSRDDIDKDGAVKRPRLDGSVAAAYGLR